aAGTAACATTTTGGGCACGTACCGCTATTGTGTTTTGCATGGCGCATAATTTGGCATCTTTACTGATAATAACATCTTGCATCTCTTGAATTCTTGGATCTTGAGTATCTAAACGTAAAGGTTTcaagtaatttttttaaagatggCATCATAAATATTGTAATCACAGCTCAAGTAACTAAATAACTATAATTGACTTTAATCAATCAAGACTATATAGGTAGAGTCGCATTATTCAACAATGAGTACATAATATCTTCTGTCACTAAAATGATATTGTAATCTACATAAATATAGGTAATTTTTTGGGCACTATCCTAGGGACTTGTCTAGTCTAGATTCAATAAATCAGAGTCTTACGTGTACTAGCATCACAGATACAAATCAACCCAGCTTGATTGGATTTGGTTTCCATTCTTGGAGTCGCTTCTTTCTCAAAATTCCACTGCGAAgtgacaaaataatgtaaaattagcGTCTATAAAAGACTATACAGGTTTAAGCTATTTAACACGAAataattatctatttttttataagcCATCTCGAGGTAGAGCAACATTTTTTTCACATAaaggtttttaatatttttattgtactaacttaaaaaaaactaaacgatGGCAAAAACACGAGTCTGAAAAGTTACGAAAGTGAACTCACTTCATCACCTCGAGACTTGGCACTctggaaataaaaatagtacaaaATTAGGTACATTGTCAATACTAATTTAGTTTACCaggaaacaaaataataatgccAATTTACCTCACTTCCTTTTGACATCATAGTCTGTAATgttataataaaattcataaatcatttacccaataattaaaatatgtgtGTAATTAGGTAGGATGCATTCGCAAAATACTAggaggtaataaatgtaataatattaatatgtttaAAATACTAATGCGGGGGTAAAACTGTGTCTGAACGAAAGTGACACTTCTAGTACGATTAAAGTAGTGTTTAGTAAGTAAGTGTAGTGCTTGAGAGATTCTACAAtatctatttaatttattacaaatttCCTTTACCTCTTCGGTTCGGTATCGGCAtggctaaaaataaaataaggaattcaatgaaaaattaataacaaaccTATACCACATACCTAACCTATTTCATGATCTAATAATAGTATAAATACCTCATCTCCTCGCGATTTTCCTGTctgtaaataaatgtaaatagtATAGTTCAAAATAAGTAGGGAGTGAGTATAACAACTAAATTATTTACACAGTaacaaaattgtgaaaaaaactACTACACACCTCAAAAGCGTCGGAATCCATGCCCTGAAAATATGTTGGTTTagttattttacttattaataattgtattttaaaaattgttattacacaaatgcATACCTCAGTGAAACCTGATAGATCCAAATCCAAGCactgtaaaataattagtaatGAATTACAATTACTTATGCAATTTATCTTAAGTATTATTTCAGCATTAGTATACCATTTCGTCCAGTTCTTTGTTGGCTGCTTTTATAGCTGCATgctaaaaaggaaaaaataagtaggtattaattattaaatcattgggggaggcttataaatgcattcagcagtggacagacatcctgtggctgaaatgatgataatgaattaTTATAGAACCAATTTAACTAAAATGAAAAGAGAAAAAGCAATGGATTCCtatgtttataaaaaataaatacatacggCATTAGCGATTTCACATTTCTGGTCGCAGGTCAAATCGAGCTGGTCATAGGCGGCCAACATTTGCTCAAACTCCTCGATCCTTCGCCTCAGCCGGTCGATCTCAGCGTTCTTAGCGACCATTAGGGTGTCCACTATCACGTTGGTCGGCACGTACTTAGTCCTGCACGTCTCGTTGTTCCGCTTTATGATCTCCACCAGGTGCTCGGTCTTGTCCGAACAGAAGTGTGACCACGCTCTCGCGTCAGTGCAGGACGCATACGCCTTCAGCTTCCCCTCGTTCCTCGGCGGCAGGTCAAACAGATCATACTCGTTGAACACACGCTCCCTTTTCGTTATGAAAGACATCGCGATGCCAACTGTCTTGTCCACTTATCAATTACAAATTTTTTTCTAAACATGTATCTAGTAGCTACGTTTCCCCTCCATCCATTTTACGCATgacgatgtgattttaaatatttgattacaatattttaacttacggcaaaatgtaaatacgaaatatcaaatattttgaaatgtcATCAGAAATCGAGGCGGAAGGGCGGCTTGAAATGGAATGTCATTTTCAAATGAAGTTTTTTTTGTGACGATTCTACCAGTACGTGAACCAAAAAGGTTTTTCTCAACTTAGAAAATCTCTGAAAGGAGTCAGTCTCCTTTTCAGGATCCTTTTCGTTTTGCTCTATGATCTGTTTCTAATGTCATTTCTCTACAAACATCACTCAGATTTTGGTTTTCAAAATTTAGCGTCACATCACAAAACCAAATGGACGAAAAGTCGAAAAATATCTTTGAATCGGCGCTGATTCAATGAATTTGTTAGGCTCTAACATCCCTACTCACCTTCGGCTTGCATCAAGGAACGAGGGTAAAATCAAGTCTTATGAGTCTTGCAGCGACGTGAGGGCATGGAGTCACGACGAGAGGGCGCGTGACCGCTACCTGAAGGAATGGATAAAGCGCGATATGCCCATTTGTGTTTTGCCTGTTTGCACGTTAGCTAGATTTTTGAGGACAATGACGTGCCGAAGTCGCGCGAGGGTTAGATCACTTAcattttacttaattaatttgttaGAGTGGTGAAGATGGTAAAGCAAAGATCATGTAGGTATATGTATAAAGGAGCTTTTCTGTGAGTTTTCCTAGTATACCTTTATAGGTATAGTATAGCATATAGTAAGCAAGTTGAAAAAATTTAGGTATCTGCCATCTCTGTATTACAAGCCGAAAACGCTGATGCTTGATTAAATTGCTTAATAATCTTAATTAATGTATATTCGTTTAATAAAGAGAGAAGATAATTTTGAGCATTTATTACAGACTACTCCCAGATGCCATCCAGACTGTAAGTCCAAAGTGTTGCTTGAAAGTATTTGTACTTCTTGCCATGCGATAAAAGAATGCCTCAAGGATGACCCAAATTTCGATAAATATTTTGCTGAAGTAAGTTTAATAGGACTATAATTATaactaagtaaaatttaaaGGTAACATTGTAGTACCTATAATCCAAATACTTATGTTTTTGCAGGAAGATTTTGAAACCAGTCATTGGCCTTGTGACAAGTGCCTCGATGTTTTGAGaagtattaaaatgttttggaaaataatagttGAAAGAATTTTCGGTATCAACCTTTCAAAGACTGAAGAATTTGAGAATGTTCAAGATAGTCGCACTGCCAGTGTGAAGTCAGTTGCCAAACTTTGGGAAAAGGAATTGGTCCAACAAGCACTTTTTGTCAAAAATGTAACTCCTTTGTTGAGCAGAGGATCCAGTTTAAATAAATCAGAATGCCCTTGGAAGTCGACTTGTCTAAGGAAAGAAACAACAACACGCATCCCAAGGCCTTGCAACAAATTAGATATAAAAGAGCCAACGGTTTCTCTAAAAGTGAATAAAGTGAAAAGCCCCACAAGTTCTTTGTTATCTCAAAGAACCAGAACAACAGATCACAATGGGAGATCCAACATCAGTATGAATCGAAATGCTGATAAGATTATTCGTAAAATTCATAAATGCACGTCTATCCGAGTAAGGATGGTAGACGAGGCGTGCGAAACATGCAACATAGAGTCCGAAGACctcaaaacttttaaaaataatatcgaATTATTACAACAAAGGTGCAACTGTCAAGAGTCAGAAATAGACAAATTGAAAAGAGAGAACAATTCTCTCAAAATAGAGTTGCAGAACTTTTACAAGACTTGTTCGTGGAAGACTGTGGTGCAGTCTCCTATTCCCGAATCACCTAACTTTGATAAATCAGCATTAGTTCCAAAACCTTATGAATGCTGTATCGAGGAAAACAGAAGAGGGAGCTCCGTAAAAAATACGGACTCTGAAATGATTATTACTATGAAAAATTGCAGGAATGAggtaattattgtttattaaccgacttcaaaaaaggaggaggttctatgttccgctgtatgtatgtttttttttctttttaattacatacttacatagtagaatgtcattgggggaggtcaggaggcctatgttcagcagtggacgtcctatagctgaaataatgatgatgatagtagaatattgtaaatacgatgtaaaatgACTGTACATATTTATATTGCAGAGTTTTAGGCATGTATCTCTACTACAAGTACTTCACAAAACAAATGAACCAACTCTAAGTGATGAACAATTGGACGCTCCATGCAGTAAAAAAGAAAACCCAATCGATCTTCTCACTAAAGGTAAACATACTTATTTAGTACAGGTAGTATGCAATGTTGGTTGCTATCCAATAATTTATAATTCAATGACCTTATGAAATGTTTTCAGTCCAAAATACTTTTGGGGAAATTGTGAGACGAGAAATCATGATTGTGAAGAGCAAAAAGCAAAGCACCAGGCAGTCCGATATCGACGCTAGTTTCATGAGGCTACACAACAGCAGATCAGCTCCATCTTGCTCTACGATATGCTCAGAGTCCGGTAGTTCTGAGTCGAATTTTGTAAGTTAGTAATCACTTTGTTCTTCAAACGCAAATTGATCAGCTTCCCTAGACAAGTtacactttttgatcgaatccaaaatcgaatccgtcaaaactccatacaaaggaaaggcctttcgaccatttttcgactggtttgcgattttattGTGCACTTTGTCCTCAGGGTTCAATACCTACACATTTAATGCCAACTTTTCCTTTTGATCATTGCAGGTTAATACTGGAGCTTAGTTATTGAAAAGaacaaacaagagtaaataatgttttgtattgtcatAAAGTGTTGAttacatatttataattaaacaaAGATCTTTTATTAGTTGAACTTTTCCATGATGTTCATCAAACGGTCGTATATCAGCTTCTTTGCGTCGATCGCGAATACAAAATCGATGTGGTTGAATTTGGCCAGTGGTACCCTGTATTTCCCGATGacagtttttatttcttttgacAGTCTGTCAACATCCTCTGGTGCTGCCAGCCAGTCGTTGTCGGAGTAGTGTAGGAATACGGGTGCTCGAATGGCGTCTAAGTTGTACGCGGGTGGTTTGAAAGTACCGTATTTGATTTTGTTGGTTATTAGGCCGTGGTCAAACTGGACGAACTTCTTGGAGTTGTAGAGTTGGCCGAAGTGGACAATCTGTCTGGTTGACGCGCCGGCAGGCGTGTGCCCGACGATCAGTGGGACCATTGTCTGGAACATTGATAAATTCTTTATAGGTTTTTTCTCTAAAGTGTagaaaataagtattgctaataaatgctatttgtttattgtttttgcCATCAGTTTTGGCTCTAACACCAAGTTTCCAAACATTTCGCGTGAGATTGCTAAGTTAGATGTATGGGACTAATCCCAACTCCTCTCAGAAATTGACCGTCAacaaaactcaaccagtgaaggatAATGTAATTAATCAAGATAAAATAGAATTTTGAAGATGAGTTACTTTATTAGAAGAGAGACAGACTAGAACTGTGTAGGATAGAtgattatgaaataaaatcGTTTTATAACTCACAGAATTCAATTGTTCTTCATTATATCCGCAAATAAGGAACAAAAGGTTGGTGCAAAGAACTTGAGTAATTGCTTCTTCCAAGCAAATGGACTGTCCTGCCAATTCGTTGACTTTTCCATTTGGTAAAATTTCATTGGTTCCCAAAATTTTGAATAGACGCTGAAACAATAAGTAAAGTGAATTTAATTTGATTGTATGACATTGAGGATGCGATAATAGGTAAGTTATTGACGCATTGACTATTTTTGGACTGCaataattttatcaaatacCAACAATGTAGAGGAAACAACAATTTTCCTAGTTACCATTGTTAGTTAATATTACTATATGGTTTACAGTTTCAATAACAGCTACTGTTTATTTACACACGATTTGACCTCAAGCTAATCCATGTCCATTGACAGCGATTACGATTGTCTAATCAAAAGATAACTTACTTCTAACGAGTTGGTGAACGGTGCGATGGCCTTTACGAGTGGGCTCTTGGCGTTGTTTAGGTAAGCCACCGGCGCCAGCGCTTGCATGGTGAGAATCTTATCGTTATACTCTGGTCGCGTTGACGCCATCACCCAAAAAGTGGTCGTTCCTTGAGAGAATCCAACGTAATGGATTTTAGGAACTCCAGTCTCTTCTATGACGTAATCGATCATAGCTGGCAGATCGTAGTAACCGATCTCGTGCCAGCTATACTTCCAGAAGGAGGACGAAGAGGGATTCAGGGTCATGTGGCTTCGGGAATACGTGTTTCCTCTGACGTTGCCCATCCATACGTCGTAGCCGGCTTCGGACAGAATGTATGCTGAAAATAACCCCGTTTAATAGAAAAACACacaaatcaaaacataataCGCTGATACTAACCCCCTTAATAATAAAACTTatacgctcgttgaacagtgttttaaagtgacgttgtATAGAAATGTTAAaccagtgttcaacaactgtataactttttattagtaagggggtaagtcaATATCGTTGGATGAATGTGGTAGCGCAATATTATTACAGATAAAAAATGTGGGACTTTTTCCCTCATACGGGAGTCGATAGTGGCCGGCAATTTGAACTCTACCATATAAAATTAATtcagtaagaaagaaatacgtaggtacatacctacgcCATTTCGAACAGTTTCAAATCTACAAAATCTACAAGCTTACCTGAACctaagtattatttaattttatcaatagcTCTTATCTACATACAGAGCAACTAGGTACCTAATCACA
This genomic interval from Ostrinia nubilalis chromosome 3, ilOstNubi1.1, whole genome shotgun sequence contains the following:
- the LOC135088353 gene encoding uncharacterized protein LOC135088353 isoform X2, translated to MNLLGSNIPTHLRLASRNEGKIKSYESCSDVRAWSHDERARDRYLKEWIKRDMPICVLPVCTLARFLRTMTCRSRARTTPRCHPDCKSKVLLESICTSCHAIKECLKDDPNFDKYFAEEDFETSHWPCDKCLDVLRSIKMFWKIIVERIFGINLSKTEEFENVQDSRTASVKSVAKLWEKELVQQALFVKNVTPLLSRGSSLNKSECPWKSTCLRKETTTRIPRPCNKLDIKEPTVSLKVNKVKSPTSSLLSQRTRTTDHNGRSNISMNRNADKIIRKIHKCTSIRVRMVDEACETCNIESEDLKTFKNNIELLQQRCNCQESEIDKLKRENNSLKIELQNFYKTCSWKTVVQSPIPESPNFDKSALVPKPYECCIEENRRGSSVKNTDSEMIITMKNCRNESFRHVSLLQVLHKTNEPTLSDEQLDAPCSKKENPIDLLTKVQNTFGEIVRREIMIVKSKKQSTRQSDIDASFMRLHNSRSAPSCSTICSESGSSESNFVS
- the LOC135088353 gene encoding uncharacterized protein LOC135088353 isoform X1; the protein is MNLLGSNIPTHLRLASRNEGKIKSYESCSDVRAWSHDERARDRYLKEWIKRDMPICVLPVCTLARFLRTMTCRSRARTTPRCHPDCKSKVLLESICTSCHAIKECLKDDPNFDKYFAEEDFETSHWPCDKCLDVLRSIKMFWKIIVERIFGINLSKTEEFENVQDSRTASVKSVAKLWEKELVQQALFVKNVTPLLSRGSSLNKSECPWKSTCLRKETTTRIPRPCNKLDIKEPTVSLKVNKVKSPTSSLLSQRTRTTDHNGRSNISMNRNADKIIRKIHKCTSIRVRMVDEACETCNIESEDLKTFKNNIELLQQRCNCQESEIDKLKRENNSLKIELQNFYKTCSWKTVVQSPIPESPNFDKSALVPKPYECCIEENRRGSSVKNTDSEMIITMKNCRNESFRHVSLLQVLHKTNEPTLSDEQLDAPCSKKENPIDLLTKVQNTFGEIVRREIMIVKSKKQSTRQSDIDASFMRLHNSRSAPSCSTICSESGSSESNFVNTGA
- the LOC135088354 gene encoding lipase 3-like codes for the protein MQGVAGSSISGKMFSASQIQLISVLSLITFINADLRSTDSSLLEDAHLDTFSIVRKYGYHCEIHRVYTEDEYVLEMHRIPYDKDCANPGDPRPVVFLMHGLLSSSAEWIIMGPGKGLAYILSEAGYDVWMGNVRGNTYSRSHMTLNPSSSSFWKYSWHEIGYYDLPAMIDYVIEETGVPKIHYVGFSQGTTTFWVMASTRPEYNDKILTMQALAPVAYLNNAKSPLVKAIAPFTNSLERLFKILGTNEILPNGKVNELAGQSICLEEAITQVLCTNLLFLICGYNEEQLNSTMVPLIVGHTPAGASTRQIVHFGQLYNSKKFVQFDHGLITNKIKYGTFKPPAYNLDAIRAPVFLHYSDNDWLAAPEDVDRLSKEIKTVIGKYRVPLAKFNHIDFVFAIDAKKLIYDRLMNIMEKFN